In Cryptomeria japonica chromosome 10, Sugi_1.0, whole genome shotgun sequence, a genomic segment contains:
- the LOC131034855 gene encoding purine permease 3-like has protein sequence MDVKEGQTKEKSLMEWTVVLLNCLALCIGTTSGPLSLRFYFVHGGSSRWLCSWLETAGWPILILPLCILYKRQRDVQHVTFHQCLAACAIGLITGVDDYMDAWGVSYLPLSTYSLLNATQLAFNAVFAFLLVRQRFTPYSINAVILLTLGSVLLAFQTKNDKPKEVTNTEYILGFLLTIGAAGLYGLILPIIELVYKRSKCRVTYALVMEMQLIMSFSATMLCTIGMVVNKDFETVASEARASDVGEVQFYVALVWNAISWQLFFIGVFGVIFLTSSLLSGILKTVFIPVTQVLAVIIYHENFSGKKGLALALALWGFASYLYGEYIKSKQPANVAELMNQRIPNHTCEFPGIVEQKSLEEAVKEKNSNTEIHTVQK, from the coding sequence ATGGATGTAAAGGAAGGCCAGACAAAGGAGAAGAGCTTGATGGAGTGGACGGTGGTGTTGCTGAACTGCTTGGCATTATGCATTGGCACCACTTCAGGGCCATTGTCACTCAGGTTTTACTTCGTCCATGGAGGATCTAGTAGATGGCTGTGTTCCTGGCTAGAAACTGCAGGGTGGCCCATTCTCATTCTGCCCCTCTGCATACTATACAAAAGGCAACGAGATGTTCAACATGTTACTTTCCATCAATGTCTTGCTGCTTGTGCAATTGGGCTCATCACAGGGGTGGATGATTACATGGATGCATGGGGAGTCTCTTACCTGCCTCTCTCTACATACTCCTTGTTGAATGCCACTCAGCTGGCCTTCAATGCAGTCTTTGCATTTCTCTTGGTGCGTCAGAGATTCACCCCTTATTCAATCAATGCTGTGATTTTGCTCACCCTGGGCTCTGTCTTGCTTGCCTTCCAAACCAAGAATGACAAACCCAAAGAGGTCACAAACACAGAGTACATATTGGGTTTTCTTTTGACAATTGGTGCAGCTGGGCTCTATGGATTAATTCTTCCTATCATTGAACTTGTGTACAAGAGAAGCAAGTGCAGAGTAACATATGCTCTGGTGATGGAGATGCAGCTCATAATGTCATTTTCTGCAACTATGTTGTGCACAATTGGCATGGTAGTGAACAAGGATTTTGAGACCGTTGCAAGTGAGGCTAGGGCATCTGATGTTGGGGAAGTTCAGTTCTACGTTGCTTTAGTCTGGAATGCAATCTCGTGGCAGCTCTTCTTCATTGGGGTGTTTGGTGTCATATTTCTAACGTCTTCTCTGTTGAGTGGCATCCTCAAAACTGTGTTTATTCCAGTGACACAAGTGTTGGCAGTTATTATATATCATGAGAATTTCAGCGGGAAGAAGGGGCTCGCTCTGGCACTGGCCTTATGGGGTTTTGCCTCATATTTATATGGGGAGTATATTAAATCCAAACAGCCAGCCAATGTTGCAGAGCTAATGAACCAACGGATTCCTAACCACACCTGTGAATTCCCAGGAATCGTGGAGCAAAAATCTTTGGAGGAGGCTGTTAAAGAGAAAAACTCTAATACTGAAATTCATACGGttcagaaataa